From one Ignavibacteria bacterium genomic stretch:
- the prmA gene encoding 50S ribosomal protein L11 methyltransferase, which translates to MQNSEYTLITVAVPEEQTEVATAIFSAYPILGIEVGLDSMVVCFPGTDWNEQYRESMLEDLHSAGVSAAIIRTETLAEKNWNEAWEANIEPIVVNERITIAPEWHADSVTAPLTLIVTPKMSFGTGHHATTRMMCKLLETEVHQGSVWVDVGTGTGVLAILAVKLGAASVFAFDNNEWSILNAHENIDKNHAGTHITLEQLDLQTATLPSCDGITANLYRHLVIPFAPHFIGAVKPGGVIIVSGILKYDRNDVVQPFTALNCTIKAELAEDEWCAITFETPQ; encoded by the coding sequence ATGCAAAATTCCGAATACACACTGATAACCGTGGCAGTACCTGAGGAACAAACCGAAGTAGCGACCGCCATTTTTAGTGCATATCCAATCCTCGGGATCGAGGTTGGGCTGGATTCCATGGTGGTCTGCTTTCCAGGAACGGACTGGAATGAGCAATACCGAGAATCAATGCTCGAGGATTTACATTCAGCAGGGGTTAGTGCAGCGATCATCCGCACTGAAACACTGGCCGAAAAGAATTGGAACGAAGCCTGGGAAGCCAACATTGAACCAATCGTGGTAAATGAACGAATCACCATTGCTCCGGAATGGCATGCGGACAGCGTCACTGCACCCCTTACCCTGATTGTTACGCCCAAAATGTCGTTTGGAACCGGACACCACGCAACAACCCGAATGATGTGCAAATTGCTCGAGACCGAGGTACACCAGGGGTCAGTCTGGGTTGACGTTGGTACGGGAACCGGAGTACTGGCCATTCTGGCGGTTAAACTGGGTGCTGCTTCGGTGTTTGCTTTTGACAACAATGAATGGTCAATTCTAAACGCACACGAAAACATCGATAAAAACCATGCCGGGACGCACATTACGCTGGAACAGCTCGACCTGCAAACAGCAACACTTCCTTCATGCGATGGAATAACGGCGAATTTGTACCGGCACCTAGTAATCCCTTTTGCACCTCACTTTATTGGGGCAGTTAAACCGGGAGGTGTCATTATCGTAAGCGGAATCCTGAAGTACGACCGCAATGATGTTGTGCAGCCGTTTACTGCCTTGAACTGTACCATAAAGGCCGAACTTGCCGAAGACGAATGGTGTGCGATTACATTCGAGACACCGCAGTAG
- the mfd gene encoding transcription-repair coupling factor, whose product MLKINPSVRKIPEILSASQPVLLAAASLEQHRVASIKQLAGSARCVFVASLWHASNTPFIVVVEDDKAVDDVSHDLQVLCDPGIVHGVKKTQRVSGIGSSDQLSADELDAIIALESNPRAVLVLTPESLFTDVPSKTGITENKKLISRSMHLDLAAFVQELALHGFSRTDYVGKPGEMAVRGGIVDVYPSGWNNPVRLEFLGDLVDSIREFEPLSQRSIRELDHASILTHVYHRDDTDVQSTLLSHVPENAIVVLDAPDTLATVAAKHPSVHLPELESWMRVLINPLSATGISTSTSAQPSFAGSIEQLLAHASMLTRKNVAVHIGADGQHNAARLRDLCENIADSVEEDNDAKGLEYHSAIDRIAWYASTLSSGFVWPEVQLAVFSEHQVFGRQRSQRRSKRSESGITQRELRQLHHGDYVVHADKGIGQFQGIKTIKIGPSFVDCVKLVYQGGDTLYVHLNYIHKLSKFTAEEGALPKLSKLGSAEWDRKKERAKKRIKDIARDLIKLYARRKSIPGFAFPADTVWQKEFEAAFQYEDTPDQARTTAEVKMDMEQSSPMDRLVCGDVGFGKTEIAIRAAFKAAQSGKQVAVLVPTTILAQQHYLTFTDRLHRYPIKIEVLSRFKSKSEQKEIVAGLMNGSVDVVVGTHRLLSKDVSFRQLGLLIIDEEHRFGVGAKEKLRQLRASVDTLTLTATPIPRTLNFSLMGARDLSVIETPPRNRLPVKTEILQWDDDAIAEALHIECNRGGQVFVVTDRIADIDKLAQRIQMLAPTLRYSVAHGQMSTGELEKAMEAFLERKTDVLIATKIIESGLDIPNANTMIINNADNFGLAELYQLRGRVGRSNTQAYCYLVIPPVHTLSRTSIQRLQALEEYTDLGSGFQLAMRDLEIRGAGNLLGGEQSGFILDMGFELYHRILDEAVAELRHDEFSDIFGSAVLRNPFINEDVVIELDCDALLPASWIPADTDRYETYKKLYSAASISEIDTVFDDLRDRFGVPPTEASNLLFAVALRIAALPTGLVKISLHDTTLTIDFPPESNSVYYEQAFPGVLTTISTMPNARLIQKGKKLSAEIQLARREHAADVLTKLTPELHHDQATKTSLSEQ is encoded by the coding sequence GTGTTAAAAATCAATCCATCCGTCCGTAAAATCCCCGAAATTCTCTCAGCCTCCCAGCCGGTCCTGTTAGCAGCAGCATCACTTGAACAACACAGGGTTGCCAGCATTAAACAGTTGGCTGGTTCAGCACGATGTGTATTTGTTGCCTCACTATGGCATGCTTCCAATACTCCATTCATCGTTGTGGTCGAAGACGATAAAGCTGTTGATGATGTTTCGCATGATCTTCAGGTCTTATGTGACCCCGGGATTGTTCATGGCGTAAAAAAAACGCAACGGGTTTCGGGTATCGGCAGTTCCGACCAACTGAGCGCCGATGAATTGGATGCCATCATTGCGCTTGAATCAAACCCACGTGCAGTTCTGGTACTCACACCAGAGTCACTGTTCACTGATGTTCCTTCGAAGACGGGTATTACAGAGAATAAAAAACTCATCAGCCGATCCATGCACCTTGACCTTGCCGCTTTCGTCCAGGAATTGGCCCTCCATGGTTTTTCAAGAACCGACTACGTTGGGAAACCAGGCGAAATGGCCGTGAGAGGTGGTATTGTGGACGTATATCCCAGCGGATGGAATAATCCTGTCAGACTTGAATTTTTGGGAGATCTTGTTGACTCGATTCGAGAATTCGAACCTCTCAGTCAACGATCAATCCGCGAGCTGGATCATGCTTCGATTCTTACGCATGTTTATCATCGCGACGACACAGACGTACAGAGTACTCTGCTAAGCCATGTACCCGAAAACGCAATTGTAGTTCTGGATGCACCGGACACCTTGGCAACAGTTGCTGCAAAGCATCCTTCTGTTCATCTGCCTGAACTTGAATCGTGGATGAGGGTACTGATAAACCCGCTGTCGGCCACAGGAATCAGTACTTCAACATCTGCCCAACCCTCGTTTGCCGGTTCGATTGAACAACTGCTGGCCCATGCCTCAATGTTAACACGTAAGAATGTGGCTGTCCATATTGGAGCCGACGGCCAGCACAATGCAGCACGTCTGCGGGACCTGTGCGAAAACATCGCAGATTCAGTGGAAGAAGACAATGACGCAAAGGGGCTCGAGTATCATTCGGCCATTGATCGGATCGCCTGGTACGCGTCAACTCTCAGCAGCGGATTTGTTTGGCCTGAAGTGCAGCTTGCCGTGTTTTCTGAACACCAGGTATTTGGCCGACAGCGTTCACAGCGCCGATCGAAGCGATCCGAAAGCGGAATTACTCAGCGGGAGCTCAGACAACTGCATCACGGCGACTACGTTGTGCATGCCGATAAAGGTATCGGACAGTTTCAAGGCATCAAAACCATTAAAATTGGACCTTCCTTTGTTGACTGTGTAAAGCTTGTTTACCAAGGTGGTGACACGCTCTATGTTCATCTTAACTACATTCATAAGCTAAGTAAGTTTACGGCTGAGGAAGGAGCACTACCCAAACTCAGTAAACTGGGCTCGGCCGAATGGGACCGGAAAAAAGAACGTGCTAAAAAGCGAATAAAAGATATTGCTCGCGACTTGATAAAACTGTATGCCCGACGGAAGTCAATACCTGGCTTTGCCTTCCCTGCCGACACAGTGTGGCAAAAAGAATTCGAAGCCGCGTTCCAATACGAAGACACACCCGACCAGGCACGAACCACAGCCGAAGTGAAAATGGATATGGAGCAATCCTCACCTATGGACAGGCTCGTTTGTGGTGACGTAGGCTTTGGCAAAACGGAAATTGCGATTCGTGCTGCCTTTAAGGCAGCGCAGTCAGGTAAACAGGTTGCTGTACTGGTTCCAACTACCATCCTTGCTCAGCAGCACTATCTAACGTTTACTGACAGACTGCATCGCTATCCAATCAAAATCGAGGTGCTGTCCCGCTTTAAGTCAAAATCAGAGCAGAAGGAAATTGTCGCAGGCCTTATGAACGGTTCTGTTGACGTAGTGGTTGGAACTCATAGATTGCTAAGTAAAGATGTTTCGTTTCGGCAGCTGGGGCTGCTGATTATTGACGAAGAGCACCGCTTTGGCGTAGGTGCAAAAGAAAAATTACGTCAGCTTCGGGCATCGGTTGACACTCTTACACTTACCGCCACGCCAATTCCGCGTACACTCAACTTTTCGCTGATGGGAGCCCGCGACCTCAGCGTTATCGAGACTCCGCCACGCAACCGTCTGCCTGTTAAAACAGAAATTTTACAGTGGGATGATGACGCCATTGCCGAAGCACTCCACATCGAATGCAACCGTGGCGGACAGGTGTTTGTGGTTACCGACAGGATTGCCGACATCGATAAGCTTGCACAGCGGATCCAAATGCTTGCACCAACACTGCGGTATTCGGTTGCTCACGGTCAAATGTCAACCGGTGAGCTTGAAAAAGCTATGGAAGCCTTCCTGGAGCGTAAAACTGATGTACTTATTGCTACCAAAATCATCGAGTCCGGTTTGGATATTCCAAATGCTAACACGATGATTATTAACAATGCCGACAATTTTGGTCTCGCCGAGTTATATCAGCTACGTGGCAGAGTTGGTCGGTCTAATACCCAGGCATACTGCTACCTTGTTATTCCTCCTGTTCATACATTGTCACGAACCAGCATTCAACGATTGCAGGCTCTGGAGGAGTATACAGACCTTGGCAGTGGATTCCAGCTGGCCATGCGAGATCTTGAAATTCGCGGTGCGGGTAATCTGCTGGGTGGTGAGCAAAGCGGCTTCATCCTTGATATGGGTTTCGAACTCTACCATCGCATACTTGACGAAGCAGTTGCCGAACTTCGACACGACGAGTTTAGCGATATCTTTGGCTCCGCAGTTCTTAGAAATCCGTTTATCAACGAGGACGTTGTAATTGAACTGGACTGCGATGCCCTTTTGCCGGCATCCTGGATCCCTGCAGATACCGACAGGTACGAAACCTATAAAAAACTTTATAGTGCCGCCAGTATATCCGAAATTGATACAGTGTTCGATGATTTGCGCGACCGGTTTGGTGTGCCCCCAACAGAGGCAAGCAACTTACTCTTTGCTGTTGCGCTTCGGATTGCTGCACTCCCTACTGGTCTGGTTAAAATTTCACTTCATGACACAACCCTTACCATTGATTTTCCTCCTGAATCCAATTCCGTTTATTACGAGCAGGCTTTCCCGGGCGTACTAACCACAATTTCTACAATGCCGAATGCAAGACTCATTCAAAAAGGGAAGAAACTTTCCGCTGAGATACAGCTTGCGCGACGAGAGCATGCAGCAGACGTCCTTACAAAACTCACGCCCGAGCTTCATCACGACCAAGCTACAAAGACATCACTATCTGAACAGTAA